CTTGCCGTAGTTGGCGCAGAACTGATATGCATATCGCGTCGGTGCGGCCAAATGCCCAATGGTCTCACCATAGTTACGGCGGCTCAGCGCCGCACCACCCTCGCCCGAACAACTGGCGATCACCATCGCGATGCGGGTATCGCGCGCCCCGGCCCATAGCACGGTCTTGCCCAGCCGGGACACGCCCATGATGGCGATCCGTCCGGCGTCCACGTCTTCATCTGTCTCAAAGTAGTCGACGGCCCGGCTTATGCCCCACGCCCAGGCGGCGATAGAACCCCACTCGTCCGGTCCGCCGGAGGCGGACTCCGTCTGCCCCTCCTTCAGATACAGCCTCCGCACGCCATAGGCGATCGCGCCCGGCGCATCGGGATCGACGTCGCTGTAGTTGAAGGTGGCGAAGCCGAATCCCTTCTCCAAGATCGGCAGCACACCCATGAATCCGAAGCCTCTCGTGGCGGGCACCCTCTGGTTCTGACGCCGGTCCCAGAACGTGCCGACCTTCACGTTGGGGTCGTTCACCATGGTGTTGTTGGCGGCAAAGCCCAGATTCAACAGCAGCGGCACGGGCTTGCCGGCGCCGGCGGGCAGGTAGATCAGCAAATCCATCTGCGGCCCGGCCTTGTCCTTCGAGAAGTAGATCGTCACCTGTCTGCGGATCGCCTTTCCACCGAACGCCGGCCCGGCCTTGTCGAACACGTCAAAGCGCATGTCGGCCGGACGGCCCGGACTGCGGCCGTACTGGTTCTCCTCGAACAGCCTGACGATCTCGGGCCGGCGCTTCTCGAACCAGGTGGCGGAATCGCGCACGGGTTGCCCGTCGGCAAGTTTCAGCACGTCCGGCAGCGTATACTGGCCGACCTTGGCCTCCGTGTAGTTGACGGGAATGCCCGCTACGCTCTCATCAGGCGAATCGGCGATCTGTGCGTGCGCGGCGCCACAAACGAACAACAGAATCAGACAGAAACCAACAGTTCTCATCGCACCTGTCCTTTCAGCACGTACGTTCATTGACGGACCGTGAAGATCACTGTAACCGGACCGAACGATCCCAATTCGGCCGGGGTCCGGGGCCCGCCG
This portion of the Anaerobaca lacustris genome encodes:
- a CDS encoding acetylxylan esterase — protein: MRTVGFCLILLFVCGAAHAQIADSPDESVAGIPVNYTEAKVGQYTLPDVLKLADGQPVRDSATWFEKRRPEIVRLFEENQYGRSPGRPADMRFDVFDKAGPAFGGKAIRRQVTIYFSKDKAGPQMDLLIYLPAGAGKPVPLLLNLGFAANNTMVNDPNVKVGTFWDRRQNQRVPATRGFGFMGVLPILEKGFGFATFNYSDVDPDAPGAIAYGVRRLYLKEGQTESASGGPDEWGSIAAWAWGISRAVDYFETDEDVDAGRIAIMGVSRLGKTVLWAGARDTRIAMVIASCSGEGGAALSRRNYGETIGHLAAPTRYAYQFCANYGKWADKVDEFPVDAHMLIALIAPRPVLLQTGNTDKWSDPYGEFLAAVAAGPVYDLLGKQGLGTNKMPSAGEAILHTIGYFMHDGGHGPSPADFPVFLEFMRMHLQP